From one Ammospiza nelsoni isolate bAmmNel1 chromosome 14, bAmmNel1.pri, whole genome shotgun sequence genomic stretch:
- the LARP6 gene encoding la-related protein 6, protein MAQPQPAEPGAAPAAPELPAGSGPVQILVAVQAAAEEDEEDEEEEGGGGARCPSCSEEESGRCGRSSGGENDDDSDQNWKPPENDLIQKLIAQIEYYFSDENLEKDAFLLKHVRRNKMGYVSVKLLTSFKKVKHLTRDWRTTAYALKYSSTLELNDDNKKVRRNTPVPVFPSENVPTRMLLVYDIHLISELQALNKEENGCMQERIMEHLLKAFVTFGAISSVRILKPGRDLPSDIRRVSNRYTQLGTQECAIIEFEEVEAAVRAHEFMCAENKETGMKVVQIGMKPPKKKVPKDKNRDEDTSKSLKKARSLNKRVEELQFAGDESSANSSSDPESNPTSPRSGRKCTTANTTSKLSPIIHPNNHLSPNMSPRSSPWNSPSSLRKGTKKSPLAEDSKINASTSPEIPRKYTDYSSDSSITPSGSPWVQRRKAQTLTQEKSPVSSPMLARKIQNADGLPVGVLRLPKGPDGTKGFHNGCERRKAMKGE, encoded by the exons ATGGCCCAGCCGCAGCCGGCCGAGCCcggggccgcgcccgccgcgccggAGTTGCCGGCGGGGAGCGGCCCCGTGCAGATCCTAGTGGCCGTCCAGGCGGCCGCCGAAGAGGAcgaggaggacgaggaggaggagggcggcggcggagcgcggTGCCCCAGCTGCAGCGAGGAGGAGTCGGGGCGCTGCGGGCGTTCCAG TGGTGGGGAAAATGATGATGACTCTGACCAGAACTGGAAACCACCAGAAAATGATCTGATCCAGAAGTTAATAGCACAGATTGAATATTACTTCTCAGATGAGAACCTTGAGAAAGATGCCTTCCTTCTGAAGCATGTGAGAAGAAATAAGATGGGCTATGTCAGTGTTAAACTCCTCACTTCATTTAAGAAG GTGAAACACCTTACCCGTGACTGGAGAACCACAGCCTATGCACTGAAGTACTCCAGCACTCTGGAGCTCAATGATGATAACAAAAAGGTTCGAAGAAATACTCCAGTTCCAGTGTTTCCAAGTGAAAATGTCCCTACCAGGATGCTACTGGTATATGATATCCACCTGATTTCTGAGCTGCAGGCCCTTAACAAAGAAGAAAACGGATGCATGCAAGAAAGGATAATGGAGCACCTCCTCAAAGCCTTTGTAACTTTTGGTGCAATTTCATCAGTTCGTATTCTCAAGCCTGGCAGGGATCTCCCATCTGATATCAGGAGGGTCAGCAATAGGTACACCCAGCTGGGAACCCAGGAATGTGCAATTATAGAATTTGAAGAAGTAGAAGCTGCTGTACGTGCTCATGAGTTCATGTGTGCTGAAAACAAAGAGACCGGCATGAAGGTTGTCCAAATAGGCATGAAACCACCAAAGAAAAAAGTTCCCAAAGACAAGAACCGTGATGAAGATACCAGCAAGAGCCTTAAGAAGGCTCGATCCCTTAACAAGAGAGTTGAGGAACTTCAGTTTGCTGGTGATGAATCTTCAGCCAACAGCTCTTCTGACCCAGAGAGCAATCCCACGTCACCACGGTCAGGACGCAAATGTACCACAGCAAATACCACGAGTAAACTGAGCCCCATCATCCACCCTAACAACCATTTGAGTCCTAACATGTCACCCAGATCAAGTCCTTGGAACAGTCCATCTTCACTAAGAAAAGGAACGAAAAAATCTCCACTGGCTGAAGACAGCAAGATTAACGCAAGCACTAGTCCTGAAATTCCAAGGAAATACACTGATTATTCCTCAGATAGCAGCATCACTCCTTCTGGGAGCCCCTGGGTGCAGAGAAGGAAAGCACAAACTCTGACCCAAGAGAAGAGCCCTGTCAGCAGCCCCATGTTGGCTCGGAAAATACAAAATGCAGACGGTCTCCCTGTAGGGGTGCTGAGGCTGCCTAAAGGTCCTGATGGCACCAAAGGATTCCACAATGGCTGTGAAAGAAGGAAGGCTATGAAGGGTGAATAG